The following is a genomic window from Adhaeribacter radiodurans.
AATTGATTCGGCAATAATTTCCCGTACTTTGGGAATAGCCGCCAAGCGTTGTTCTAAAGCTTTGGTAGCCTTGTTTTGAATGGTATCAATATTATAAACCAATACTCCTGGAATATTTTCTACTTCGGCTTCAATGCTACGGGGTACAGCTAAGTCAATAAAAAATTTATACGATAAAACATTTAACCGTTTTATCATTTCGGAAGTAAAAAAAGGCGTATTGCTGGCAATAGAAGAAATAATAACGTCGGCTTCTTTTAAGCCTTGTACAATATCTTCAAAAGGAAGTACCTGTAACTGGCATTCGTCGGCTAAAAGCTGGGCTTTTGATTGCGTACGGTTGGTTATAGTTATGTGTTGGAAAACAGATGATTCCTTCAGATTACGGCAAACATCTGCTCCAATTTCCCCAATACCTACTACCAGAATCTTTGGTTCGGGAATATCGACGGTTAACTCTTCTACCAACTCAATAGCAGCGTAGGAAGTGGAGGCTGCCCCATCGCGGAAAGAAGTTTCCTGCACTACGCGTTTGTTGGTGAAAAATATAGTATGCAGCAAACGATGTAAAAACGGACCTGCAGTAGCATTATCCGCTGACCATTGGTAAGCTTGTTTAACCTGGTTAGAAATCTGAATATCGCCTACTACCTGTGCATCCAACCCCATAGATACGTCAAACAAATGCTGAACAGCATCGGCGTGGCTATTGATAATGGTAAAATAATCGAGATACTGCGTTATATTGGTAATGCCTTTAGTTATACCTAAAAGTTTAACAATTTCAGCACTGGCATCCGAGTCGGAAGTGTAATAAACCTCGGTACGGTTACAAGTAGAAAGAACCAGCAAATCTGACGCCTGAATAAAATCTTTTAGGTTCTGTAAGAATTGCTTACAAGATATCTCGTCTAAAGCTATTAGCTCGCGGATATCCAAAGGTGCCTTTTTATACGATAACGATACTGCTTTAAAATTTTGAAGCATAATAAAGGTACGAACTAGCCCGTAATATTACGTTGCTATTTATTAATTTAAAACTATCTATTCAAAAACCAAGTTTATTTATAATCATTTTAAATAAATCTGATGACTTAACCCGATAACCTAATAATTATTTTCAACTCAAGGTATCTGTTTCTGAAGTAACTTTCGTTTATTAACAGCACTGGTACAATTTTCTATAAAAACGCCTACAAATTTAAAGTAGGTATGCTGATATCTTAACAAAGAATGATACCAATTTATTCCAAAAAAACCAGATTAAAGTTAGTTATTATAGTTATTGCTTTACTCATTGGAGCGGCAACTGTTATTTACAGTAACATTCTGGTAAGTAAACTATCGGAAATCGAAAGACAACGAATAGCTCTATATGCCAGAGGGTTACGCTTTATGATTGATAGCGAGAGTGATGACAATAAGGTTTTCATTCAGGAAGAAATTATTGATGCAAATAAAACAATTCCGGTAATATTAACCGACGGCGACGAAAACGTACAAGATTCTAAGAATATTCCACTGCCTAAAAACATCTCTGAAAAAAAAAAGCGGCAAATATTAGAACGTGAACTGGCCATAATGAAGGAGCAGCATAGTCCTATTCTGGTTGATTATGGTCCGAGTAAAAATTACATTTTTTACAAAGATTCGGCTTTGCTTTCGCAGTTGCGTTATTATCCATACGTGCAGTTAACTGTAATTGCTTGCTTTTCCCTGATGGCTTATTTTGCTTTTAGTTATTCCCGTAAAGCCGAGCAAAACCGGGTTTGGGTGGGTTTAGCTAAAGAAACAGCGCACCAATTGGGTACGCCACTTTCCTCCCTTATGGCTTGGTACGAATATTTAAAAGCCAGCCCCAATTTTCAGAATGAACCTATTGTAGAAGAGCTGGGTAAAGACGTGCGCCGGCTCGAAATTATAACGGAACGATTTAGTAATATAGGCTCTGTACCGACATTAAGAGACGAGAACATTTTGCGGGTTACCGAAAATGCCATTAGCTACCTCCAAAATAGAGTATCCAAAAAAGTAGCCTTTAGCGTAAAAGCCGATTTTCCGTCGGATACTCCGGCCAAGGTAAATATACCATTGTTTGAATGGGTAATTGAAAATATTTGTAAGAACGCCATTGATGCCATGGAAGGCAAAGGCAGTATTGATGTACGTTTATCGTTTGCTGGTAAAAACAAAAATAATGTAGCAATTGATATTAAAGATACCGGCAAGGGCATCCCTAAAAGTAAACTGAACGATGTTTTTTTGCCGGGATACACCACTAAAAAACGTGGCTGGGGGCTTGGATTGGCCTTAGCGAAACGGATTATTGAAAATTACCACCAAGGCCGCTTATACGTAAAATGGTCGGAGTTGGGCAAAGGCACTATGTTCCGGGTAATGTTAAACCGGTAATGGATTTACTAAGTATGGTAAGCTTTATCTACTATTTTGCGAATCAGCTGGTCTAGTTCTTTGGTTGTTTGCTCCATATAAAGTAAAACTTGCTGATTTTCCGATTTAAATTCATCTTTATTTAAGCATTGCAATAAACCTAAAATATTAGCCACTGGCCGTCTTACTTCGTGCGATTGCGAAAAAGCAATTTCGCGGAGTTGTTCGTTTTGTTGGGTTATTTTAAGTTCAATTTCTTTTACTTGCTGTATGTCTTGCAAGGCTCCAATCATTCGGGTAGGGGTATCGGTTTCTGTGTAAACAATGTAGCCCCGGTCGTACACAAATTTATAACTGTTGTTGCAGCACTTAAAACGGTATTCGGCTTGCCAATGCTTTTGTTTATCTAAAATAGCCTGATTTAAACTGTTTACCACCGACACCCTATCGTCCGGATGAATTTGCTGCGCCCACCAACTTAAAGAGCTTTCTACTTCCTGGGGCTGGTACCCGAACATCTCATAAAAAGCTTCGTACCTTTTAAACGTATTTTGCTCTATGTTCCAATCGTAAATAGCATCTTTCGTAGCTTTGGCGGCTAACCGGAACCGTTCATTAGTCTGCAAAGTTTCCGTTTCAAATAATTTAAGGTTGTTGATGTTAGCGGCATTCAGAACTACGCCAATTATCCGTTGATCTTCATCAAAAACGGGGAAATACGTCATCCAATACCATTCCGTCTTGCCAGCTATCTGAGTTTTACGCTCAATTTCTACTGGTCTTCCTAATAAAGCATTCTGAAAACTTTCGGTTATTGCCCGGGTATCTTTTTCAAAGCTATACAGCCGGATATCATCTCCTTCGTGAAGTTCTTTATTGTACATGCGTTTTATGCTTTGCCTGGCCTCCTCATTAAAGCTAATAATGCGCATATCTAAGCCAAGAAAGAAAAAAGCAGAAACCGTGCTTTGTAAAATTGCCCGGAGTTGCTGTTCCGAACGCTTAATTTTCTGGATGTTTATTTTTAGCTGAGTAATATCACGGAAGGTTAAAGCCAAACCTATACCATCTGGGTAAACATTTATTTCAAACCAAATTTTACGAGCCGGACAAAATACCTCAAAACTGGTTGGCTCTTGCTCATATAAAGCTCTTTCTAAATTAGGGCATTTATCTGCGCCATCCGTACCGGATACAAAAATCTGAATAAAATCACGACCTATACTCTGCTCCCGGGTCAGGCCGATAATTCCTTCCATTACTTTGTTGCAATCAGTAATTTGCCAGCCAGCATTTACATTAACGTAGCCATCCGGGTTATGCTCTACCATGAAATTATATTTTTGAACTTGCCGGATTAATTTGGCTTCTGCTTCTTTTTTAGAGGTAATGTCGAAACAGTTATAAAGAAAGCTTGTTACTTGGCTGTTGGCATCCGGCAGAGGAACAATAGTAGTGTCGAGCCATACGTAACTATTGTTTTTAGCTTTTATTTTAATGTCACGGCGGCAACTAACGCCAGAAATGGAGGCCAAGTCAGTTAAAAACAGTTCAGATTGAGGTTCTGTTTGAATAGTACAGATTGGCTGACCAATTAATTCAGACGCGGTATACTGGCTAATTTGACAAAAATTCTCATTTGCTTCTAAGATAAAGCCTTGCGAATCAATAACTATAATTGTACTTACCTGAGCGAGTGCCACCTCATTTAAAGCATTTCTCATATGGCTAGACGGAAAATTTAACAACACAATAAGGTTTATTCGGAATAGAAATAGTAAGGAGTGGCGGTCAGGCCTTTAATATTAAGTAAGTCGTTAACTCAAAGCATCAGAAAAGTATCATTTTAATAAACTTTGTTTTAAAAGGAGTATTAATTTAAGATTCGATTAGATAAAATAAAACTATTTTGATTAAGTTTTTTGAATATCTTAATTTTAAGTATTTCTTCTAAAAATTAAGTATTAATTCTTTTATATTCAGATTAAGGGTAAAAGGGCTATTTACCTACTGCCGCATGAGGCCGAGCGCGTAATCCAGACCAGGTTTCGTCGAGGGCAACTTGGGTGACACAACGTAAATCAATTTGTTGTATAATATTCCAGATAGTGTTCCGTTTTAAATCGCTTTTGATTTTTCCGGTTCCTTTGGGATAGCACGCCCAAAATAAACAATCGTATTTACCTGCATGAGCTACTGATTGCGTAAGATGTTCCATTTCGGATTGCGATGAACTAAAAACGGCTACAAAATCGTAAGTTCCTTTATCTTCCGGAGAAAATTGTTGATCGTGGTGTATTTCAGTTAGTAATTCTGCAAATTCATCTGGAGCATTCAGAATCAGAATTTTCTGGTTTGGCGATAAGCGCAGCTTTTTAAAAATAGCCTCCGAATTCATAAAAAATTAGTAAAATTAAAAGTGAAACATCTACCTTTCGGTAACCAGGCAAGATAAGTGTTTTGTTTTTGCTTTGTAAAAATTTTGTATTTTCCGGTTTTACTTACCTTTTATGAACATTAGAAATCTTTTTCGGAAAAAAGATATAGCCTCCATTGTTGCCGAATTTGATCGTAGCGAAGCCTTGCATACAACCGGTGGGTTGGTGCGCAATCTAACTTTAAGGGATTTAACTTCACTGGGAATTGCGGCTGTAATTGGCGCCGGAATTTTTAGCACCATAGGAAATGCCAGCGCAGCAGGTGGTCCGGCCGTTTCGCTTTTATTTGTTTTTACGGCAGTTGCGTGTGCTTTTTCTGCTATGTGCTATGCCCAATTTGCTTCTACTGTGCCCGTTTCAGGTAGTGCTTATACCTATGCTTATACTTCTTTCGGCGAATTAATTGCCTGGATTATAGGTTGGGATTTACTCATGGAATACTGCATTGGCAATATTGCGGTAGCTATATCGTGGTCGGATTATCTTACTTCTTTTTTAAGTGGTTTTAATTTAAATATTCCTTTGTACCTAACTATGGATTATTTATCGGCTTCCCGGGGCCACTCAGCCGTTACAGAACTATTAACGCAAGGTAAAACCCTGGCCGATGCCAGCCCCGCACTGCAAGATGCGTATCGTGCTTGGCAAATGGCGCCCAGCTTTGGTCCTATCAGGGTTGTTGCCGATATTCCGGCTTTGCTCATTACTATATTAATTACCTACCTGGTTTATGTGGGAATTAAAGAATCAAAGCGAACTGCTAATTTGTTGGTGCTCCTTAAGCTATTAGTAATTTTAATGGTAATTGTGGTAGGCGCTTTTTACGTGCAGCCGGCTAATTGGAGCCCTTTTGCCCCGAATGGAATTAGTGGAGTTTTAAAAGGTGTATCTGCTGTCTTTTTCGCCTATATCGGTTTCGATGCTATTTCTACTACGGCCGAAGAATGTACAAATCCGCAGCGCGATTTACCTAAAGCCATGATTTACGCGCTTATTATTTGTACTTTTTTGTACGTTACCATTACCCTGGTTTTAACAGGTATGGTTCCTTATACCGAATTAGGCATTGGCGACCCCTTGGCTTACGTTTTTGAACGATTAAATTTAAATGTATTATCGGGTATTGTGGCTTTTAGTGCGGTAATCGCCATGACGAGTGTATTGCTGGTCTTTCAGATTGGCCAGCCCCGTATTTGGATGACAATGAGCCGCGATGGTTTACTACCTCGTTTCTTTTCAAAAATTCACCCGAAATACAAAACGCCTTACTTTGCTACTATTGTTTCGGGCATGGTGGTAGGTATACCGGCCTTGTTTATGAACTTAACCGAGGTTACCGATTTAACGAGTATCGGCACCTTGTTCGCCTTTGTTTTGGTTTGCGGTGGTATTTTACTCATCGACCATGACCAGGCTCGGCCACCAGGCACCAAAGGATTTAGAGTACCTTATTATAACTCTAAATTTATACTTCCATTATTAATAATTACAGGTATTTTGCTGGCATTGTATTTTAATCCGGTGGGAGTGAAACACTTCTTCAGTTCGAGTGATGGCACAAACGCTGGCTGGGATGTTGTGAAACACCGGTTACCTTTGTACGGCTTTTTTATAGTATGCCTGGTGATGACCTACTATGCTTTTACTAAAAACTTATCTCTGATACCTGTATTAGGGCTGCTTACCAATTTATACTTGATGACCGAATTAGGTATTACTAACTGGAGCCGTTTTTTAATGTGGTTAGCGTTAGGATTAATTATCTACTTTAGCTACAGTTACCGGCACAGTAAATTAAATTATTCGACAACTAATAATAATTCTGATTCAGCTACTTCCGCTAAAATATCATAAACATCATCCGGTGACTCCGTTTGTACCAGCCGCATCCGGAAGGGCTTAAAGTTGGGCAAACCCTTAAAATAATTAGCGTAATGCCGGCGCATTTCAAAAATGCCCTGGCGTTCGCCTTTCCATTCTAAAGAGCGGGTAAAATGCAGTTTACAATTAGCAATCCGTTCTTCCAGCGTGGGTGGGGCCAGCATTTCGCCGGTTTGTACGTAGTGTTTTATTTCCCGGAAAATCCAGGGGTAACCAATAGCAGAGCGGCCAATCATTACGCCATCCACCCCGTAGCGGTTCTTATATTCGAGGGCTTTTTGAGGAGTATCGATGTCTCCGTTACCAAAAATTGGAATTTTAATGCGCGGGTTATTTTTTACTTCGGCAATCAACCGCCAATCAGCTTCACCTTTGTACATCTGTACTCGGGTACGGCCGTGTATAGATAAAGCCTGAATGCCAATATCCTGTAACCGTTCAGCTACTTCGGTCACATTTTTAGTAGATTCGTCCCAGCCTAGGCGGGTTTTTACTGTTACCGGTAAGGTAGTGGCTTTTACAATAGCTTCGGTCATTTGCACCATTTTGGGCACATCGCGCAGTAAAGCCGCTCCGGCACCTTTACAAGCTACATTTTTAACCGGACAGCCGTAATTAATATCAATTAAATCCGGGCCGGCCGCTGCCGAAATTACCGCCGACTCCCGCATAGATTCGATATCGCTGCCGAATATCTGAATACCAATGGGGCGTTCGTAATCAAATACATCCAGTTTTTGCCGGCTCTTGGCTGCTGCCCGAATCAAACCTTCCGACGATATAAATTCGGTGTACATCAGGTCGGCACCATTCGCTTTACATACGGCCCGGAAAGGCGGATCGCTCACGTCTTCCATGGGCGCAAGCAAAAGCGGAAAATCCGGCAGAGAAATGTTTCCTATCTGTATCAAAGACTAGATTTTTTAAAAATTCGCGTAAATTTACTTTTTCTAAACCGAAATCCCGCTATGAAAGGTTTCATTTCGAAAGACCTGCACCCCTTTACGGCTATGTTGGTATTGTTGCTCTTTATTGCCGGTGGCTTTTTTATTGGTAATTTTGTGGCCGTAATACTAATGAAGCTTTTATTTAAAGTTAGTTTAACTGATATAACTTTACTTACTCAAAACCCCAATGCGCAACCAAACGGTAAAATGGCAATAAATTTATTTCAGGGTGTTACTCATTTATTTGCTTTTACTTTAGGTCCATTAGCCTATTTGTATGCCAGTAACCGCCAGCCTGGTTCTTATTTATCTCCTCAAAAATACGTACCAGGGAGCTTGTTAGTGCTAAGTGCTTTGCTGATTTTGTTTATTATGCCGGCTAATTCCTGGGTAATTAACTGGAATGCCAATGTGCATTTTCCGGAAGCCTTAAAAGCATTTGAAGCTTGGGCCAAAGCTAAAGAAGAAACCTTAAAAGTTCTTACCATTCAATTAACTGTATTTGATAACGCTGGGCAGTTTGTGTTTGGAATGGTTGTTTTTGGTTTAATTCCGGCAATAGGAGAGGAGATTGTTTTTAGAGGCTTGCTGCAGCGTAGTTTGTTGCGGGTGTTCAATAATACGCATGTGGCTGTGTGGGTAGCTGCATTTATTTTCGGTGCCATTCACATGCAGTTTTATGGTTTTATTCCGCGCATGTTGCTGGGAGCTATCTTGGGTTATTTATATGCCTGGTCGGGTAATATTTGGGTACCCATCGCGGGGCATTTTATGAATAACGGCTTTACGGTGTTGGTTCTTTACCTGC
Proteins encoded in this region:
- the hemA gene encoding glutamyl-tRNA reductase → MLQNFKAVSLSYKKAPLDIRELIALDEISCKQFLQNLKDFIQASDLLVLSTCNRTEVYYTSDSDASAEIVKLLGITKGITNITQYLDYFTIINSHADAVQHLFDVSMGLDAQVVGDIQISNQVKQAYQWSADNATAGPFLHRLLHTIFFTNKRVVQETSFRDGAASTSYAAIELVEELTVDIPEPKILVVGIGEIGADVCRNLKESSVFQHITITNRTQSKAQLLADECQLQVLPFEDIVQGLKEADVIISSIASNTPFFTSEMIKRLNVLSYKFFIDLAVPRSIEAEVENIPGVLVYNIDTIQNKATKALEQRLAAIPKVREIIAESIDQFNDWSKEMMVSPTIHKLKNALETIRQEEMARHLKKLSPEESKRVDEITKSMMQKIIKLPVLQLKAACKRGEAETLIDVLNDLFDLEKQPDEHQS
- a CDS encoding sensor histidine kinase codes for the protein MIPIYSKKTRLKLVIIVIALLIGAATVIYSNILVSKLSEIERQRIALYARGLRFMIDSESDDNKVFIQEEIIDANKTIPVILTDGDENVQDSKNIPLPKNISEKKKRQILERELAIMKEQHSPILVDYGPSKNYIFYKDSALLSQLRYYPYVQLTVIACFSLMAYFAFSYSRKAEQNRVWVGLAKETAHQLGTPLSSLMAWYEYLKASPNFQNEPIVEELGKDVRRLEIITERFSNIGSVPTLRDENILRVTENAISYLQNRVSKKVAFSVKADFPSDTPAKVNIPLFEWVIENICKNAIDAMEGKGSIDVRLSFAGKNKNNVAIDIKDTGKGIPKSKLNDVFLPGYTTKKRGWGLGLALAKRIIENYHQGRLYVKWSELGKGTMFRVMLNR
- a CDS encoding PAS domain-containing protein, which codes for MRNALNEVALAQVSTIIVIDSQGFILEANENFCQISQYTASELIGQPICTIQTEPQSELFLTDLASISGVSCRRDIKIKAKNNSYVWLDTTIVPLPDANSQVTSFLYNCFDITSKKEAEAKLIRQVQKYNFMVEHNPDGYVNVNAGWQITDCNKVMEGIIGLTREQSIGRDFIQIFVSGTDGADKCPNLERALYEQEPTSFEVFCPARKIWFEINVYPDGIGLALTFRDITQLKINIQKIKRSEQQLRAILQSTVSAFFFLGLDMRIISFNEEARQSIKRMYNKELHEGDDIRLYSFEKDTRAITESFQNALLGRPVEIERKTQIAGKTEWYWMTYFPVFDEDQRIIGVVLNAANINNLKLFETETLQTNERFRLAAKATKDAIYDWNIEQNTFKRYEAFYEMFGYQPQEVESSLSWWAQQIHPDDRVSVVNSLNQAILDKQKHWQAEYRFKCCNNSYKFVYDRGYIVYTETDTPTRMIGALQDIQQVKEIELKITQQNEQLREIAFSQSHEVRRPVANILGLLQCLNKDEFKSENQQVLLYMEQTTKELDQLIRKIVDKAYHT
- a CDS encoding amino acid permease; amino-acid sequence: MNIRNLFRKKDIASIVAEFDRSEALHTTGGLVRNLTLRDLTSLGIAAVIGAGIFSTIGNASAAGGPAVSLLFVFTAVACAFSAMCYAQFASTVPVSGSAYTYAYTSFGELIAWIIGWDLLMEYCIGNIAVAISWSDYLTSFLSGFNLNIPLYLTMDYLSASRGHSAVTELLTQGKTLADASPALQDAYRAWQMAPSFGPIRVVADIPALLITILITYLVYVGIKESKRTANLLVLLKLLVILMVIVVGAFYVQPANWSPFAPNGISGVLKGVSAVFFAYIGFDAISTTAEECTNPQRDLPKAMIYALIICTFLYVTITLVLTGMVPYTELGIGDPLAYVFERLNLNVLSGIVAFSAVIAMTSVLLVFQIGQPRIWMTMSRDGLLPRFFSKIHPKYKTPYFATIVSGMVVGIPALFMNLTEVTDLTSIGTLFAFVLVCGGILLIDHDQARPPGTKGFRVPYYNSKFILPLLIITGILLALYFNPVGVKHFFSSSDGTNAGWDVVKHRLPLYGFFIVCLVMTYYAFTKNLSLIPVLGLLTNLYLMTELGITNWSRFLMWLALGLIIYFSYSYRHSKLNYSTTNNNSDSATSAKIS
- the dusB gene encoding tRNA dihydrouridine synthase DusB, coding for MIQIGNISLPDFPLLLAPMEDVSDPPFRAVCKANGADLMYTEFISSEGLIRAAAKSRQKLDVFDYERPIGIQIFGSDIESMRESAVISAAAGPDLIDINYGCPVKNVACKGAGAALLRDVPKMVQMTEAIVKATTLPVTVKTRLGWDESTKNVTEVAERLQDIGIQALSIHGRTRVQMYKGEADWRLIAEVKNNPRIKIPIFGNGDIDTPQKALEYKNRYGVDGVMIGRSAIGYPWIFREIKHYVQTGEMLAPPTLEERIANCKLHFTRSLEWKGERQGIFEMRRHYANYFKGLPNFKPFRMRLVQTESPDDVYDILAEVAESELLLVVE
- a CDS encoding CPBP family intramembrane glutamic endopeptidase; translation: MKGFISKDLHPFTAMLVLLLFIAGGFFIGNFVAVILMKLLFKVSLTDITLLTQNPNAQPNGKMAINLFQGVTHLFAFTLGPLAYLYASNRQPGSYLSPQKYVPGSLLVLSALLILFIMPANSWVINWNANVHFPEALKAFEAWAKAKEETLKVLTIQLTVFDNAGQFVFGMVVFGLIPAIGEEIVFRGLLQRSLLRVFNNTHVAVWVAAFIFGAIHMQFYGFIPRMLLGAILGYLYAWSGNIWVPIAGHFMNNGFTVLVLYLQQRKLLNFQIESTDSMPLGSILFSLIISVVTLLYLYRSYKNLPLKQSSELPSA